From Nicotiana tabacum cultivar K326 chromosome 22, ASM71507v2, whole genome shotgun sequence, one genomic window encodes:
- the LOC107807823 gene encoding uncharacterized protein LOC107807823 isoform X1, giving the protein MEGKAKATAMEPNNDVILSEHRLKQESIVKEEIQVQCNDTITEQENYKIELMRAVVEKKDPSSKEVDEYALRRFLRARDLDVEKASAMFLKYLKWRQSFVPKGSISVCEIPNEIAQNKMFMQGVDKQGRPIAVVFGGRHIQNKIGGVEEFKRFIVFALDKLCARTSPGREKFVIIGDLQGFGYSNSDVRAYLAALSIVQDCYPERLGKVLLVNAPYLFCTLWKMLYPFIDNNTKKKIMFVESKRLRATLLQDIDESQLPEAYGGKMPLVPIQDA; this is encoded by the exons ATGGAGGGGAAGGCAAAAGCAACAGCAATGGAGCCAAACAATGATGTAATTCTTTCTGAACACAGACTGAAGCAGGAATCAATAGTAAAAGAAGAGATTCAAGTGCAATGCAACGACACAATTACTGAacaagagaattacaaaattgAACTGATGAGAGCTGTTGTTGAAAAGAAAGATCCTTCTTCCAAG GAAGTAGATGAATATGCATTAAGAAGGTTTCTTCGAGCTCGAGATCTTGACGTAGAAAAAGCATCAGCAATGTTCTTGAAATACCTTAAATGGAGGCAAAGCTTTGTACCAAAAGGATCCATTTCAGTGTGTGAGATACCAAACGAGATAGCACAGAACAAGATGTTCATGCAAGGCGTAGACAAACAAGGACGTCCTATTGCTGTAGTTTTTGGTGGCAGgcatattcaaaataaaataggaGGTGTTGAAGAGTTCAAAC GTTTTATAGTCTTCGCTCTAGACAAACTGTGCGCAAG GACCTCACCAGGAAGAGAGAAGTTCGTGATAATCGGAGATCTCCAAGGTTTTGGCTACTCAAACAGTGATGTTCGTGCCTATCTTGCGGCTCTATCTATCGTACAG GATTGTTACCCAGAAAGACTCGGAAAAGTACTTCTTGTTAATGCCCCCTACTTATTTTGCACATTATGGAAGATGTTGTATCCTTTCATAGACAATAACACCAAGAAAAAA ATCATGTTTGTGGAAAGCAAACGACTTAGAGCAACCTTACTTCAAGATATCGATGAAAGCCAGCTTCCGGAGGCTTATGGAGGCAAAATGCCATTAGTTCCTATACAGGACGCCTAA
- the LOC107807823 gene encoding uncharacterized protein LOC107807823 isoform X2, whose protein sequence is MEGKAKATAMEPNNDVILSEHRLKQESIVKEEIQVQCNDTITEQENYKIELMRAVVEKKDPSSKEVDEYALRRFLRARDLDVEKASAMFLKYLKWRQSFVPKGSISVCEIPNEIAQNKMFMQGVDKQGRPIAVVFGGRHIQNKIGGVEEFKRFIVFALDKLCARTSPGREKFVIIGDLQGFGYSNSDVRAYLAALSIVQDCYPERLGKVLLVNAPYLFCTLWKMLYPFIDNNTKKKVRF, encoded by the exons ATGGAGGGGAAGGCAAAAGCAACAGCAATGGAGCCAAACAATGATGTAATTCTTTCTGAACACAGACTGAAGCAGGAATCAATAGTAAAAGAAGAGATTCAAGTGCAATGCAACGACACAATTACTGAacaagagaattacaaaattgAACTGATGAGAGCTGTTGTTGAAAAGAAAGATCCTTCTTCCAAG GAAGTAGATGAATATGCATTAAGAAGGTTTCTTCGAGCTCGAGATCTTGACGTAGAAAAAGCATCAGCAATGTTCTTGAAATACCTTAAATGGAGGCAAAGCTTTGTACCAAAAGGATCCATTTCAGTGTGTGAGATACCAAACGAGATAGCACAGAACAAGATGTTCATGCAAGGCGTAGACAAACAAGGACGTCCTATTGCTGTAGTTTTTGGTGGCAGgcatattcaaaataaaataggaGGTGTTGAAGAGTTCAAAC GTTTTATAGTCTTCGCTCTAGACAAACTGTGCGCAAG GACCTCACCAGGAAGAGAGAAGTTCGTGATAATCGGAGATCTCCAAGGTTTTGGCTACTCAAACAGTGATGTTCGTGCCTATCTTGCGGCTCTATCTATCGTACAG GATTGTTACCCAGAAAGACTCGGAAAAGTACTTCTTGTTAATGCCCCCTACTTATTTTGCACATTATGGAAGATGTTGTATCCTTTCATAGACAATAACACCAAGAAAAAAGTGAGGTTCTAA